The following are from one region of the Stanieria sp. NIES-3757 genome:
- the ccmK_1 gene encoding carbon dioxide concentrating mechanism protein has product MSQQEAVGVIETLGFPSILAAADAMVKGGRVTLVYFDKAEKGNFIVVIRGGISEVGPAMAAGLKAAEETFGGQVMSHYTVPNPPDNVVAVLPLDYTDKVQEFRS; this is encoded by the coding sequence ATGTCCCAACAAGAAGCAGTGGGCGTGATCGAAACTTTGGGTTTTCCTTCGATCTTAGCAGCAGCAGATGCGATGGTTAAAGGTGGTCGCGTTACTTTGGTATATTTTGATAAGGCAGAAAAAGGTAATTTTATCGTTGTTATTCGAGGTGGAATTTCTGAAGTTGGACCAGCAATGGCAGCAGGATTAAAAGCAGCAGAAGAAACTTTTGGGGGTCAAGTTATGAGTCATTATACAGTACCTAACCCACCAGATAACGTTGTTGCTGTCTTGCCCCTCGATTATACGGACAAAGTTCAAGAGTTTCGCTCCTAA
- a CDS encoding putative transposase, whose amino-acid sequence MVTPRREASSTVSFIDHYCQAYQELFSDVRNYEAFKLIHLGMLSEIPRKSLPKIARAVGLKDSQGLNYFLSEAHWNVEKIREIRLWLTKLLIGERKITLCIDETGDVKKGKTTDYVARQYIGNLGKTKNGIVSVNAYAVVEGITYPLLFKIFKPNKCLKAEDTYKTKPQLAVEIIKELQKWNFNIKLILADSLYGESGDVITVLEQLNLEYIVAIRSNHKVWMFGDEKKKYNRWQAYQQKLSRKKSETRYIREIIFGTRKHIRFYQISKQDDKNPEPKDTWFIMTNKKGKIATTIASEYSLRNWIEYAFKQVKNELGWADFRVTDYHGIERWWELIMSTYFLVSLQANYFQLETIVPDANSQVSTLKSVSSFPFSNHQAWDSGAGWKSSLNNLRLIIQPLIFFSLIQPWLSVFPNQHLQLGFSKLINIMNRFRGSPFPQSQFLEYSFSVAC is encoded by the coding sequence ATGGTGACACCACGAAGAGAAGCATCATCAACAGTGAGTTTTATCGATCACTATTGTCAAGCCTACCAAGAGCTATTCTCTGATGTGAGAAATTATGAAGCATTCAAATTAATACATTTAGGAATGCTATCAGAAATACCTAGAAAGTCGCTACCAAAGATAGCAAGAGCGGTAGGATTAAAAGATAGTCAAGGATTAAATTATTTTCTATCTGAAGCTCATTGGAATGTAGAAAAAATACGAGAAATTAGATTATGGTTGACTAAATTATTGATTGGAGAAAGAAAAATAACTCTTTGTATTGATGAAACAGGAGATGTCAAGAAAGGAAAAACAACTGATTATGTAGCCAGACAGTATATTGGTAATTTAGGAAAGACAAAAAATGGAATTGTGTCGGTTAATGCTTATGCAGTAGTAGAGGGAATAACATACCCTTTACTTTTTAAAATATTTAAGCCGAACAAATGCCTCAAAGCAGAAGATACATATAAAACCAAACCACAACTAGCTGTAGAAATAATCAAGGAATTACAAAAATGGAACTTTAACATCAAGTTAATATTAGCTGATAGTTTGTATGGAGAAAGTGGAGATGTAATTACAGTTTTGGAGCAATTGAATCTGGAGTATATTGTGGCAATTCGCTCTAACCATAAGGTTTGGATGTTCGGCGATGAGAAAAAAAAATATAATCGATGGCAAGCTTATCAACAAAAATTATCTCGAAAGAAGAGCGAAACTAGATACATTAGAGAAATTATTTTTGGCACAAGAAAACATATTCGTTTCTATCAAATAAGTAAACAAGACGACAAAAACCCTGAACCAAAAGATACTTGGTTTATTATGACGAATAAAAAAGGCAAAATTGCCACCACAATTGCTTCAGAATATAGTTTGAGAAACTGGATTGAATATGCGTTTAAACAAGTCAAAAATGAACTTGGTTGGGCAGATTTTCGAGTTACAGATTATCACGGTATAGAACGCTGGTGGGAATTAATTATGAGTACTTATTTTTTAGTAAGTCTTCAAGCTAATTATTTTCAATTAGAGACGATTGTTCCCGATGCCAATTCTCAAGTCTCTACTCTTAAATCAGTTTCTTCTTTTCCTTTCTCTAATCATCAGGCGTGGGATTCTGGTGCTGGTTGGAAAAGTTCTTTAAATAACTTGCGCTTAATTATTCAACCATTAATCTTTTTCTCTCTTATTCAACCTTGGCTATCCGTATTTCCTAATCAACATCTTCAACTTGGTTTTTCTAAGTTAATCAACATTATGAATCGCTTTCGTGGTTCTCCTTTTCCTCAAAGTCAATTTTTAGAGTATTCGTTCTCTGTTGCTTGCTAA
- the ccmK3 gene encoding carbon dioxide concentrating mechanism protein CcmK, translating to MPAQQAVGSIETKGFPGVLAAADAMVKAGRVTLVGYIRVGSARFTVNIRGDVSEVKTSMAAGIEAVKKTEGAALESWVIIPRPHENVVAVLPIDYSEAVEPYRERVEGRVLPIARS from the coding sequence ATGCCAGCGCAACAGGCAGTTGGATCGATCGAAACAAAAGGTTTCCCAGGTGTTTTAGCAGCAGCAGATGCGATGGTTAAAGCTGGTCGAGTTACTCTGGTAGGCTACATTAGAGTTGGTAGTGCGCGCTTTACCGTGAACATTCGTGGTGATGTTTCGGAAGTTAAAACTTCGATGGCTGCTGGAATCGAAGCAGTAAAGAAAACTGAAGGTGCTGCTTTAGAATCTTGGGTAATTATCCCCCGTCCTCATGAAAACGTAGTCGCAGTCTTACCTATTGATTATAGCGAAGCAGTTGAGCCTTATCGCGAAAGAGTTGAAGGAAGAGTTCTTCCTATAGCTCGCAGCTAA
- a CDS encoding putative transposase → MKYSSSLSDEEWEILEPLLVKILPTKKQTRPANWTRREILDGILYQLKNGCNWADLPKDLPPYSTVYWHYKQWRKVGVFEKLMNALHEQVRQQVKKNLSGQH, encoded by the coding sequence ATGAAGTATTCCAGTAGCCTTAGCGATGAAGAATGGGAAATTCTAGAACCCCTGTTAGTTAAGATATTGCCGACTAAGAAGCAAACCCGACCTGCCAATTGGACAAGGCGAGAAATCCTTGACGGAATACTCTATCAACTCAAAAATGGTTGTAATTGGGCAGACTTGCCCAAAGATTTACCTCCCTACTCAACTGTCTATTGGCACTACAAGCAGTGGCGAAAGGTAGGGGTGTTTGAAAAGCTCATGAATGCCTTACATGAACAAGTACGTCAGCAGGTTAAAAAAAACCTAAGTGGACAACATTAA
- a CDS encoding ABC transporter related has product MLRLEHISKIYSTGEVLKDVTWEVKPGERVGLVGVNGAGKSTQLKIITGEVEPTAGEVIRPASLRIAYLTQEFEVEPTRTVKEEFWTVFTEANEVQHALNQLHHEMETAEPEELNKLIHKLDKLQRKFEALDAYTLESQIEKILPEMGFNSEDGERLVSSFSGGWQMRISLGKILLQEPDVLLLDEPTNHLDLETIEWLENYLQGINTPMVIVSHDREFLDRLCTKIVETERGISTTYLGNYSAYLQQKLELKEAQAATYERQQKEIAKQQEFIERFRASATRSTQAKSREKQLEKIDLVAAPISDLKTLKFRFPASPRSGREVVIIEDLTHSYNDNILFLGAELTIERGDHIAILGPNGAGKSTLLRMIMGMEQPEEGTISLGKHNVIPGYFEQNQAEALDLEKTVMDTIHDEVPDWKNEEVRTLLGKFLFSGDTVFKQVKTLSGGEKARLALAKMLLQPANLLILDEPTNHLDIPAKEMLEEALQNYDGTAIIVSHDRYFISQVANKIVEIREGELLVYSGDYHYYLNKIAEEKEKERQRIEAEKKAAKQAEKRAKQAEKEKQKKNKSKATAR; this is encoded by the coding sequence ATGCTACGACTCGAACACATCAGTAAGATATATTCTACAGGAGAAGTTCTCAAAGATGTCACTTGGGAAGTTAAACCAGGAGAAAGAGTAGGTTTGGTTGGGGTAAATGGCGCAGGAAAATCTACTCAACTAAAAATTATTACTGGAGAGGTTGAACCAACTGCGGGTGAAGTGATCCGCCCTGCTAGCTTGAGAATAGCTTATCTGACTCAGGAGTTTGAAGTTGAACCTACTCGTACAGTCAAAGAAGAATTTTGGACAGTGTTTACTGAGGCAAATGAGGTACAACATGCTTTAAATCAATTACACCATGAAATGGAAACTGCCGAGCCAGAAGAATTAAATAAATTAATTCATAAATTAGATAAGCTACAGCGCAAATTTGAAGCTTTAGATGCCTATACTTTAGAATCACAAATTGAAAAAATTCTTCCAGAAATGGGATTTAATAGCGAAGATGGAGAAAGGCTTGTAAGTTCTTTTAGTGGTGGCTGGCAAATGCGGATCAGCTTAGGAAAAATTTTACTACAAGAACCTGATGTATTATTACTAGACGAGCCGACTAACCATTTAGATTTGGAAACAATTGAATGGCTAGAAAATTATCTCCAAGGTATCAATACTCCAATGGTAATTGTATCCCATGATAGAGAATTTTTGGATCGTCTTTGTACCAAAATTGTCGAAACTGAACGAGGAATTTCTACAACTTACCTTGGTAACTATTCAGCTTATTTACAACAGAAATTAGAATTAAAAGAAGCTCAAGCTGCAACTTACGAAAGACAACAAAAAGAAATTGCTAAACAACAAGAATTCATTGAGCGTTTTCGTGCTAGTGCCACCCGTAGTACCCAAGCTAAAAGTAGAGAAAAGCAATTAGAAAAAATAGATTTAGTTGCTGCACCAATTTCCGATTTAAAAACTCTTAAATTCCGTTTTCCTGCTTCTCCTCGTAGCGGTAGAGAAGTAGTAATTATCGAAGACTTAACTCATAGTTACAATGATAATATTTTATTTTTAGGTGCAGAATTAACGATTGAAAGAGGCGATCACATTGCAATTTTAGGCCCTAATGGTGCTGGTAAATCTACCTTACTACGCATGATAATGGGCATGGAACAACCAGAAGAAGGAACAATTTCTTTGGGGAAACATAACGTCATTCCTGGTTATTTTGAACAAAATCAAGCCGAAGCTTTAGACTTAGAAAAAACTGTCATGGATACAATTCATGATGAAGTTCCTGACTGGAAAAATGAAGAAGTTCGTACTTTACTTGGTAAATTTTTATTTAGTGGTGATACAGTTTTTAAACAAGTAAAGACTTTGAGTGGAGGAGAAAAAGCTCGTTTAGCTTTAGCAAAAATGCTCCTTCAACCTGCTAATTTATTAATCTTGGATGAGCCTACTAATCATCTTGATATTCCTGCTAAAGAAATGCTAGAAGAAGCATTACAAAATTATGACGGGACGGCAATTATTGTTTCTCATGACCGCTATTTTATTTCTCAAGTAGCTAATAAAATTGTAGAAATTCGAGAAGGCGAATTATTGGTTTATTCAGGAGACTATCATTATTATTTAAATAAAATTGCCGAAGAAAAAGAAAAAGAAAGACAAAGAATCGAAGCTGAAAAGAAAGCTGCGAAACAAGCAGAAAAAAGAGCCAAGCAAGCCGAGAAAGAAAAACAAAAGAAAAATAAATCTAAAGCAACAGCAAGGTAA
- a CDS encoding IS4 family transposase: MKNTCNASVASKGFCFYKATNGIKRHLAIDTLGFPFFTHCTPANVSDDAGLIEMLTLNIDYFQSKPVNLPKLTILLDHGYHPEHLTEQLEQVYPEIMTKIKFELSTKPSKQEKAAQGKSGFVPAVARWVIERSNAWMERCKSLVKNFEREIRGGFLRL; the protein is encoded by the coding sequence GTGAAAAATACCTGTAATGCCAGTGTCGCTTCCAAAGGCTTTTGTTTTTACAAAGCCACGAATGGGATTAAAAGACATCTGGCAATTGATACACTGGGATTTCCTTTCTTTACCCACTGCACACCAGCAAATGTCTCGGATGATGCAGGATTGATTGAGATGCTGACGCTAAATATTGACTATTTCCAGTCAAAACCCGTTAACCTTCCGAAGCTCACTATTTTGCTAGACCACGGATATCATCCCGAACATTTGACTGAGCAATTGGAGCAAGTTTATCCCGAGATCATGACGAAAATCAAGTTTGAACTGTCCACCAAACCCTCGAAACAAGAGAAGGCAGCGCAAGGGAAATCTGGATTTGTTCCTGCTGTTGCTCGCTGGGTGATTGAACGCTCAAACGCTTGGATGGAGCGTTGTAAAAGTTTGGTTAAAAACTTTGAGCGCGAGATACGCGGAGGTTTCCTCCGCTTGTAG